In the genome of Campylobacter concisus, the window AAATTTCAAGAAATTTATCATCCATGTGAAGTGGGTGTGGACTGGTAAATCTTATCCTCTCAACGCCCTCTATCTCGCTTATCTTTACTAGCAAGTCGCTAAAATCGATATTTTCTTGCACACCAGAAAATCTTTTGCCGTAGTTATTGACATTTTGTCCTAGTAAAAATATCTCTTTTGCACCGCTTTTTGCTGCCTTTTCTACCTCTTTTAAGATAAGGCTTGAAGGGATAGAAATTTCATCGCCTCTGGTGTGTGGGACGATGCAGTAGGTGCATTTTTTATCACAGCCGATCGAGATGTTGATGTGGCTTTTATATGGCGAGCCTCTAAATTCACCAAATGCGTATTCGCTCTCGTCGTGGTTGATGTCGGTTGAGATAAATTTAGGCGTATTTACCGCCTTTGTGATCTTACTAACATTTCTTGCGCCAAGGACAAAGTCAACATAAGGTGCGCGCTTAAAAATTTCACTACCCAAATGGCTTGCAGTGCAGCCGCAAACGCCTATTTTTGCGCCTCTTTTTTTGGCTTTTTCAAAGGCTCCAACCTCGCTAAAGAGCTTATGAACTGGCTTTTCACGAACCGAGCAGGTATTTATAAGGATTAAATCAGCTTCTTCGATGTTTTGTGTTAAGGAGTAGTCTTCTTTTTGTGAGAGCTCGGCTATGATATGCTCGCTGTCACGAACATTCATAGCACAACCTAGAGTTTGGATAAAGAGTTTTTTACTCATTAAAGTATATGCACTTCATACATATAATCGCTATCATCTAGCCCGTATTTTACGGTTCTGTGATAAACGCTTAGCCCTTTTTCTTCAAAGTGCTCGACTAAGGCGATTAGTTGTTTGTGTGTGTTTTCTTTATCAAAATAGAAAATTTTCTGACCCTCTTTTTCGACAGCTGCCTCTATCTTTTCTAGTGAAATCGTTTTTGGTTTTGCGTCTAATTCGGCTCTTGCAAGTTTTAGCTCCATTTTTAATCCTTTCAAAATCTTAAATTTTAATCGGTCAATATACCCAAATCATCATAAAAAAAGGATTAAATAAAAGTTAATAACAAGCTTAAAGTTATTAAAAGTATGGCTTATGTAT includes:
- a CDS encoding HP0268 family nuclease, which translates into the protein MELKLARAELDAKPKTISLEKIEAAVEKEGQKIFYFDKENTHKQLIALVEHFEEKGLSVYHRTVKYGLDDSDYMYEVHIL
- the miaB gene encoding tRNA (N6-isopentenyl adenosine(37)-C2)-methylthiotransferase MiaB, whose amino-acid sequence is MSKKLFIQTLGCAMNVRDSEHIIAELSQKEDYSLTQNIEEADLILINTCSVREKPVHKLFSEVGAFEKAKKRGAKIGVCGCTASHLGSEIFKRAPYVDFVLGARNVSKITKAVNTPKFISTDINHDESEYAFGEFRGSPYKSHINISIGCDKKCTYCIVPHTRGDEISIPSSLILKEVEKAAKSGAKEIFLLGQNVNNYGKRFSGVQENIDFSDLLVKISEIEGVERIRFTSPHPLHMDDKFLEIFTNNPKICKSMHMPLQSGNTKVLREMKRGYTKEWFLDRALRLRKMCPDVSISTDIIVAFPGESDSEFEDTMDVLEQVRFEQIFSFKYSPRPLTKAATFTNQIDDKTASARLTRLQNRHNEILDEIVAAQKDKIFDVYFEELRANGGVAGRSFNNFLVQVDGSEELLGTTQKIKITNPKRMVLYGELQI